A segment of the Diachasmimorpha longicaudata isolate KC_UGA_2023 chromosome 5, iyDiaLong2, whole genome shotgun sequence genome:
CTGGACGTACCTGTTTATGTTGATGATGTGCCCTTCGCACATATCTGGTTGCATCATTTTGACAGCTGCTATGGCGCAATGAATCGAGCCCATTAAATTAACATCCACTATGTTCTGCCAGATTTCTGCTGTCGTTTCTGTTCAAATTATTCATCTGTTGTTTAACTCTTCCTTATAAATGTTAAATTGATATTATTGATTGCAGCGTTTGATACCAGTGAAATTGCCGGTGGTTAGACATCCAGCGTTGTTGATAAGAACTTGAACGGTGCCCACGTTCTGTTTGATCCAGTGGAAGGCTTCGGTGATGCTATCCTTCTTACTGAGATCGCATTCTAATGCATAGAGCTTCCCTTTAGCATTCGCCAAATCCTTCATGTCGTCCTGAGTAGAatccaaaaatttataaaatacagGCGACTACAAACAAGCAGTTGACATAACATAATTGATTATCACTCACCAGCATCTTCTGCTTTCTCCTCGCAAGTCCAACCACTATCATTCCATGTTCGAGGAGGGCCCTAGCCGTGGCCAGACCAATTCCAGCCGATGCTCCAGTAACAAC
Coding sequences within it:
- the LOC135162532 gene encoding farnesol dehydrogenase-like — protein: MNRWIGKIAVVTGASAGIGLATARALLEHGMIVVGLARRKQKMLDDMKDLANAKGKLYALECDLSKKDSITEAFHWIKQNVGTVQVLINNAGCLTTGNFTETTAEIWQNIVDVNLMGSIHCAIAAVKMMQPDMCEGHIININSIQGHRVYIFNEISLNIYGATKHGITGFTEALQRELMGQNIRVTSLSPGLVETEIFKPYSDEAPGLKGPVLKPEDIADSIIYVLGTPQRVQITELIIRPLGESAF